A stretch of the Tannerella serpentiformis genome encodes the following:
- a CDS encoding DNA gyrase/topoisomerase IV subunit A produces MKEEDEREEERLPDEAMEANTTEGTGGGYVVPGGAIGADSVRHLPGMYQSWFLDYASYVILERAVPHINDGLKPVQRRILHAMRRIDDGRYNKVANVVGQTMQFHPHGDASIGDALVQLGQKDLLIDCQGNWGNILTGDSAAAPRYIEARLSRFALETVFNPKTTVWKQSYDGRNREPVSLPIKFPLLLAQGAEGIAVGLSSKILPHNFNELIDASVACLRGEEFTLYPDFQTGGLVDVAKYNDGNRGGMVKVRARITKVDNRTLAITEIPYGYTTGTLIDSIIKANEKGKIKIRKVDDNTAREVEILIHLAPGVSSDKTIDALYAFTDCEKSVYMNCCVIEDNKPRFMSVSEVLRHSTEQTLGLLRTELEIERSELREELFYASLERIFIEERIYKDKEFEQAPDMDAAVVHIDRRLEPFKPRLIREVTREDILKLMEIKMGRILKFNADRNDEQIARLKTEIERVEHHLSHLTDYAVTWFEGLKKKYGADKPRRTEIRSFDRVEATKVAEANEKLYIDREEGFVGTGLKKAEFVCNCSDIDDIILFYRSGVYKVMRVSEKIFVGQDVIYVNVFNRNDTRTIYNVIYRDGRAGCNYIKRFAVTGSTRDKEYNVTRGTEGSRILYFSANPNGEAETVKVILKPKLRQKTLVFEKDFSEILIKGRTSLGNILTRAEIHKISLKQRGSSTLGGREVWFDRDVLRLNYDGRGEALGEFRSDDRILVVLQTGEFYTTGFDLSNHYEENILLIERYDARKTWTAVYFDADQGYVYLKRFPSEDSEKRQNLMGDNPRHRLFLLTDEAYPRIEVTFGGHDSYRDPLTIEAAEFVGVKSVKARGKRVTTFTVASVDELEPTRHAPSPSSDGEPSATDVPSEEDEDGQMSLFEE; encoded by the coding sequence ATGAAAGAAGAAGACGAACGCGAAGAGGAAAGGCTGCCGGACGAGGCGATGGAGGCGAACACGACCGAGGGCACGGGCGGAGGCTATGTGGTGCCTGGGGGGGCGATCGGTGCGGACAGCGTGCGCCATCTGCCGGGCATGTATCAGAGCTGGTTCTTGGATTATGCCTCGTACGTGATCCTGGAGCGGGCCGTGCCACACATCAACGACGGGCTGAAGCCAGTGCAGCGGCGCATCCTGCACGCCATGCGGCGGATCGACGACGGACGATATAATAAGGTGGCCAACGTGGTGGGCCAGACGATGCAGTTTCACCCGCACGGCGACGCCTCGATCGGCGACGCGCTGGTGCAGCTCGGGCAGAAGGATCTGCTGATCGACTGCCAGGGTAACTGGGGCAACATCCTCACGGGCGACAGCGCGGCGGCACCGCGATACATCGAGGCGCGCCTCTCGCGGTTCGCGCTCGAGACGGTGTTTAACCCCAAGACGACCGTCTGGAAGCAGTCGTACGACGGGCGCAACCGCGAGCCGGTCAGCCTACCGATCAAGTTCCCCCTGCTGCTGGCGCAAGGGGCGGAGGGCATCGCCGTGGGACTGTCGTCGAAGATCCTGCCGCACAATTTCAACGAGCTGATCGACGCCTCCGTGGCCTGTCTGCGCGGCGAGGAGTTCACGCTCTACCCCGACTTTCAGACGGGCGGTTTGGTGGACGTGGCGAAGTACAACGACGGCAACCGCGGCGGCATGGTGAAGGTTCGGGCGCGGATCACGAAGGTGGATAACCGCACGCTGGCCATCACCGAGATCCCCTATGGCTACACGACGGGCACCCTGATCGACTCCATCATCAAGGCCAACGAGAAGGGGAAAATCAAGATCCGCAAGGTGGACGACAACACGGCGCGCGAGGTGGAGATCCTGATCCATCTGGCCCCGGGCGTATCGTCGGACAAGACAATCGACGCGCTCTACGCCTTCACCGACTGCGAGAAGAGCGTGTACATGAATTGCTGCGTGATCGAGGACAACAAGCCGCGATTCATGTCGGTCAGCGAGGTCTTGCGACACTCCACCGAACAGACGCTCGGGCTGCTGCGCACGGAGCTGGAGATCGAACGCAGCGAGCTGCGCGAGGAACTCTTCTACGCCTCGCTCGAGCGGATCTTCATCGAGGAGCGGATCTATAAGGATAAGGAGTTCGAACAGGCGCCGGACATGGACGCGGCCGTGGTGCACATTGACCGCCGGCTGGAGCCGTTCAAACCGCGGCTCATCCGGGAGGTCACCCGGGAGGACATCCTGAAGCTGATGGAGATCAAAATGGGGCGCATCCTAAAGTTCAACGCCGACCGCAACGACGAGCAGATCGCGCGGCTGAAGACCGAGATCGAGCGCGTGGAGCATCACCTGTCGCACCTCACGGATTACGCCGTGACGTGGTTCGAGGGGCTGAAGAAGAAGTACGGCGCCGACAAGCCGCGGCGCACGGAGATCCGCAGCTTCGACCGCGTGGAAGCCACCAAGGTGGCCGAGGCCAACGAAAAGCTCTACATCGACCGCGAGGAGGGTTTCGTGGGCACAGGGCTAAAGAAGGCCGAGTTCGTCTGCAATTGCTCGGACATTGACGACATCATCCTCTTCTATCGCAGCGGCGTGTACAAAGTGATGCGAGTGAGCGAAAAGATCTTCGTCGGGCAAGACGTGATCTACGTCAACGTCTTCAACCGCAACGACACACGGACGATCTACAACGTGATCTATCGCGACGGCCGCGCAGGCTGCAACTACATCAAGCGGTTCGCCGTCACCGGCTCGACGCGCGACAAGGAATACAACGTGACGCGTGGCACAGAAGGCTCACGCATCCTTTATTTCAGCGCCAATCCAAACGGTGAGGCAGAGACAGTGAAGGTGATCCTCAAGCCGAAGCTACGGCAGAAGACGCTCGTCTTCGAGAAAGACTTCAGCGAGATATTGATCAAGGGTCGCACCTCGCTCGGCAACATCCTCACCCGGGCAGAGATCCACAAGATCTCGCTCAAGCAGCGTGGTTCGTCGACGCTCGGCGGGCGCGAGGTGTGGTTCGACCGCGACGTGCTCCGCCTGAACTACGACGGCCGCGGCGAAGCCCTCGGCGAGTTCCGCAGCGACGACCGCATCCTCGTCGTGTTGCAGACGGGCGAGTTCTACACCACGGGCTTCGACCTGAGCAACCATTACGAAGAGAACATCCTGCTCATCGAGCGTTACGACGCGCGCAAAACATGGACGGCCGTCTACTTCGACGCCGATCAGGGCTATGTCTATCTCAAGCGCTTCCCGTCCGAAGACTCCGAGAAGCGGCAGAACCTGATGGGCGACAACCCTCGTCACCGCCTCTTCCTGCTGACCGACGAGGCTTATCCGCGCATCGAGGTGACCTTTGGCGGACACGACAGCTATCGCGATCCCTTGACCATCGAGGCGGCGGAGTTTGTGGGCGTGAAGAGCGTCAAAGCGCGCGGCAAACGGGTGACGACATTCACCGTCGCCTCGGTTGACGAACTGGAACCGACGCGCCACGCCCCATCACCCTCATCCGACGGAGAGCCATCCGCTACCGATGTGCCGTCGGAAGAGGATGAGGATGGGCAGATGTCGCTGTTTGAGGAATAA
- a CDS encoding SoxR reducing system RseC family protein has protein sequence MKKFIQHRGIVRHTGGGRIVVCIEQQSACSACHARSACLASDKKEKLIEVKGESRQFAPGEEVMVVAQSSSGMQAVALAFAVPFVLVVAAVFIGARLSGGDDGIGGLAGLAVLAVYYALLYAFREKIGRRFSFSVAKLEAGSQLDTAAY, from the coding sequence ATGAAGAAATTTATTCAGCATCGTGGTATTGTAAGACATACCGGAGGAGGCCGTATTGTGGTCTGTATCGAACAGCAAAGCGCGTGCTCTGCGTGCCATGCCCGTTCGGCCTGCCTCGCATCGGACAAAAAGGAGAAACTCATTGAGGTGAAGGGCGAGAGCCGTCAGTTTGCTCCCGGGGAGGAGGTCATGGTCGTGGCCCAATCCTCGAGCGGCATGCAGGCCGTAGCCCTTGCGTTCGCCGTGCCCTTTGTGCTGGTGGTGGCTGCCGTATTTATCGGCGCCCGCCTGAGCGGAGGCGACGACGGCATCGGTGGACTCGCGGGGCTGGCCGTCCTGGCCGTCTATTACGCCCTGCTGTACGCCTTTCGGGAGAAGATCGGGCGACGGTTTTCATTCTCCGTCGCTAAGCTCGAAGCTGGCTCTCAGCTCGACACAGCTGCTTATTAA
- a CDS encoding DUF3316 domain-containing protein: MIRSFLFLLTLFILLPLTLRAQTDSVVQAPRSVNEGTMVSLGSRYVKNTYLSDVGYDGLGIGVINERMRIINDRWSRQRTFRIDLASIRNPAGTSSGYAAFIDYSYSLHRRLETSVDGLRLLVGGTGRYLLGTAYRSQGGNNPAVLHVEGDLGLSAAILYGFDLGRRRYPVTVRWQANLPLVGVFFSPHYGQSYYEIFTLGHRAGIVRLGSLHNRFALRSLLTADVPVGPWTMRIGYEADVYQSHTNGIRTHYFGSSILLGVAKEFIPFSGKRVRHNKAFRSAYY; the protein is encoded by the coding sequence ATGATCCGCAGCTTCCTCTTTCTGCTCACTCTCTTCATTCTCCTTCCTCTCACCCTGCGTGCACAGACGGATAGCGTCGTTCAAGCACCGCGGTCGGTGAATGAAGGCACGATGGTCAGCCTGGGCAGTCGCTACGTTAAGAACACATACCTCTCCGACGTCGGTTATGATGGCCTGGGCATCGGCGTTATCAACGAACGTATGCGGATCATCAATGACCGTTGGTCGCGGCAACGCACCTTTCGCATCGATCTCGCTTCGATCCGCAATCCAGCAGGCACATCGAGTGGTTACGCGGCCTTCATTGACTACAGCTACAGCCTGCACCGACGTCTGGAGACCAGTGTGGACGGTCTGCGATTGCTCGTCGGCGGTACGGGGCGCTATCTCTTGGGCACGGCCTATCGCTCGCAGGGCGGCAATAACCCTGCGGTGCTGCACGTGGAAGGCGATCTGGGGCTCTCTGCGGCTATCCTCTACGGTTTCGACTTGGGTCGCCGGCGCTATCCGGTGACTGTCCGCTGGCAGGCCAACCTCCCACTCGTTGGTGTCTTCTTCTCCCCGCACTACGGGCAATCGTACTACGAGATCTTTACTCTTGGCCATCGTGCCGGTATAGTCCGATTGGGATCGCTGCACAATAGGTTCGCCTTGCGGAGCCTGCTCACCGCCGATGTGCCCGTGGGTCCATGGACCATGCGGATTGGGTATGAGGCCGACGTTTACCAATCGCACACCAACGGCATTCGCACGCATTATTTCGGTAGCAGTATCCTCCTCGGTGTGGCCAAGGAATTCATACCCTTTTCCGGCAAGCGCGTGCGCCATAACAAGGCCTTCCGGAGTGCATATTACTGA
- a CDS encoding S41 family peptidase, translating into MKIRVPYFLIFLILLLPGCDKADRYSASPRENFEALWHIIDEHYCFFEEKGVDWEVVRRKYERQLSDTMSRYELFDLLSDMLAELKDGHTNLVSPFNTARYWAWFEDYPRNFNADIQRNYLGTRYGIAGGMRYVKLPGTEIGYIYYGSFSSAVSETNLDEIFYFFRTCRGLIIDVRGNGGGALTNVERIASRFLSEPIRTGYIVHKTGPGHSDFSEPYPVDLRPSTHTRWRRPTVVLTNRHSYSATNDFINVMRRIDRVVILGDRTGGGGGMPFSSELPNGWQVRFSASPLLDADKRSIESGIDPDIRVDMTKADMDCGKDTMIEAAIRNIRGRTKDE; encoded by the coding sequence ATGAAAATACGTGTTCCCTATTTCCTGATCTTTTTGATTCTGCTTTTGCCGGGCTGCGACAAAGCGGACCGTTACAGCGCAAGCCCTCGCGAGAACTTTGAAGCGCTCTGGCACATCATCGACGAGCATTATTGTTTCTTTGAGGAGAAGGGCGTCGACTGGGAGGTTGTCCGCAGAAAGTACGAACGGCAACTCTCGGATACGATGAGTCGCTATGAGCTCTTCGATTTGCTTTCCGATATGTTGGCGGAGTTGAAAGACGGTCACACGAATCTTGTATCTCCGTTCAATACGGCTCGCTACTGGGCGTGGTTTGAGGACTATCCGCGCAATTTCAATGCCGACATCCAGCGAAATTACTTAGGCACGCGCTATGGGATAGCCGGCGGCATGCGTTACGTCAAGCTGCCGGGCACGGAGATAGGCTACATCTATTACGGTAGCTTTTCATCCGCAGTCAGCGAAACAAATTTGGATGAGATTTTCTATTTCTTCCGCACTTGCCGAGGGCTGATCATCGATGTGCGTGGCAATGGCGGGGGCGCATTGACTAACGTCGAGCGTATCGCGTCACGATTCCTGAGTGAGCCGATAAGGACGGGATACATTGTGCACAAGACTGGCCCGGGTCATTCCGACTTCTCCGAACCTTATCCCGTCGACCTCCGACCCTCGACGCATACGCGCTGGCGTCGGCCGACGGTTGTCCTGACTAACCGACATAGCTACAGCGCAACGAATGACTTTATCAACGTCATGCGGCGAATCGATCGCGTCGTTATTCTTGGCGATCGCACGGGCGGCGGGGGAGGCATGCCGTTTAGCTCGGAGCTACCGAACGGGTGGCAGGTTCGCTTTTCGGCGTCGCCGTTGCTTGACGCTGACAAACGGAGCATAGAGAGCGGAATCGATCCGGATATTCGCGTGGATATGACGAAGGCCGACATGGATTGCGGTAAGGATACGATGATCGAGGCCGCTATCCGTAACATCCGCGGGCGGACTAAGGACGAGTAA
- a CDS encoding DUF6261 family protein has translation MRKSKIIVGITSQYPLGMHVDLQQQIYDLVHPFGAEKILLDATDIPKWKSDIDLEKESVREPTASKVTKYLSEKNKKRSEIISLLFQEIRLASKSPIEARSTAGHRLRIATDAYKGLQNENMNDATGHISGLLIDLEKTDAAADLATIGMAPLVQMLRTINSEFITLRDERLKSEASIGVTKGSVLRTRNDETANEVFRHIEAAYLSTTSDDDRKAIGELIDRINKALQYTKTSYRRSLAQKKASADRKKKPKDPKAPKQPKEPKKKRKESDPDIRLPENGPKKPGGEGEGKKPDDGKKPTPGSPGGGTGGGAGSGGGPEIHLPEE, from the coding sequence ATGAGAAAATCAAAGATCATTGTTGGCATAACCAGCCAGTACCCTTTGGGTATGCACGTCGATTTGCAACAGCAAATCTATGACCTTGTCCATCCTTTCGGCGCAGAGAAAATCCTTTTGGATGCGACAGACATCCCGAAGTGGAAGTCGGACATCGATCTCGAGAAGGAGTCAGTTCGAGAGCCGACGGCTTCCAAAGTAACCAAGTATTTGTCTGAGAAGAATAAGAAGCGTAGTGAAATCATTTCGCTTTTGTTTCAGGAGATCCGCCTGGCATCGAAGTCTCCGATCGAGGCGCGTAGCACGGCCGGTCATCGATTGCGTATCGCAACAGATGCGTACAAAGGTTTGCAGAACGAGAATATGAATGATGCCACCGGACACATATCCGGCTTGCTCATTGATTTGGAAAAGACGGACGCGGCGGCAGATCTGGCCACTATTGGAATGGCGCCACTGGTTCAGATGCTTCGCACCATCAACTCGGAGTTCATCACATTAAGAGATGAGCGCTTAAAGTCGGAGGCGTCGATTGGCGTCACAAAGGGCTCTGTCCTTCGCACGAGGAACGATGAAACGGCAAACGAAGTCTTTCGGCATATCGAAGCCGCTTACCTATCGACCACATCAGATGATGACCGCAAAGCCATTGGCGAATTGATTGACCGCATCAACAAGGCGCTCCAGTACACGAAGACATCGTATCGCCGCAGCTTAGCCCAGAAGAAAGCATCGGCCGACCGGAAAAAGAAACCGAAAGATCCGAAGGCTCCGAAGCAGCCTAAGGAACCCAAGAAAAAGAGAAAGGAGAGCGATCCCGACATCCGTTTGCCTGAGAATGGGCCTAAGAAACCCGGTGGTGAGGGTGAAGGCAAAAAGCCTGACGATGGCAAAAAGCCTACCCCGGGCAGTCCGGGCGGCGGCACAGGAGGTGGTGCGGGCAGTGGCGGAGGCCCCGAGATTCATCTTCCGGAAGAGTGA
- a CDS encoding Fe-S cluster domain-containing protein, producing MYIAIILLGTVGAIAALILFAVSKKFEVHEDPRIGQIQEALPGANCGGCGFPGCGGFANACFKAEALDGLYCPVGGQDVMKKVAEIKGVAMVAAAPKIAVVRCNGTCEARPRTNTYDGASNCTIAASLYRGETGCSFGCFGLGDCVDACEFDAIHINPVTRIAEVVEDKCVACGACVKACPTKIIELRKKGPKSRRIFVSCMNKDKGGVARKVCSNACIGCARCVKECAFEAITVTSNLAYIDDTKCRLCRKCVVVCPTKAIHELNFPPRKEPKPDAPKAAAPAALSLVEAARANTPAAKPALAETAVATAEPAVKD from the coding sequence ATGTATATAGCGATCATTTTATTAGGAACGGTGGGGGCCATTGCGGCGCTCATCCTATTTGCGGTATCGAAGAAATTCGAGGTGCATGAAGATCCGCGCATCGGGCAGATACAGGAAGCCCTGCCGGGCGCCAACTGCGGCGGCTGCGGATTCCCGGGCTGCGGCGGCTTTGCCAACGCGTGCTTTAAGGCTGAGGCGCTCGACGGGCTGTATTGCCCCGTGGGCGGTCAGGACGTGATGAAGAAAGTGGCCGAGATCAAGGGCGTGGCCATGGTGGCTGCGGCACCGAAGATCGCCGTGGTGCGCTGCAACGGCACCTGCGAGGCGCGTCCGCGGACGAACACCTACGACGGCGCATCGAACTGCACCATCGCCGCCTCACTCTATCGGGGCGAGACGGGCTGCTCGTTCGGCTGCTTCGGTCTGGGCGACTGCGTGGACGCCTGCGAGTTCGACGCCATCCACATCAACCCCGTGACACGCATCGCGGAGGTGGTAGAAGACAAATGCGTAGCCTGCGGGGCGTGCGTTAAGGCCTGCCCGACGAAGATCATCGAGCTGCGTAAGAAGGGGCCGAAGTCGCGTCGCATCTTCGTCTCCTGCATGAACAAGGACAAGGGCGGCGTGGCGCGTAAAGTCTGCTCGAACGCCTGCATCGGCTGTGCACGCTGCGTCAAGGAGTGCGCCTTCGAGGCCATCACGGTGACGAGCAACCTGGCTTACATCGACGACACGAAGTGCCGCCTCTGTCGCAAGTGCGTCGTGGTCTGCCCCACGAAGGCCATCCATGAACTGAACTTCCCGCCGCGTAAGGAGCCGAAGCCCGACGCACCGAAGGCCGCTGCTCCAGCCGCACTGTCGCTCGTGGAGGCCGCTCGCGCCAATACCCCGGCGGCTAAACCCGCTCTGGCTGAAACGGCTGTTGCCACTGCTGAACCAGCCGTGAAAGATTAA